The DNA region aggggtaactatccttgtccccaggcctgacgggctagccagttcttgagggctgtgcggaaggccaggacggtggtgagggtacgaatctccacggggagttcgttccaaagggtcggggctactactgagaaggccctcctccttgtagttgccagccggcactggctggccgatggaatacggaggaggcccaatctgtgtgatctaattggtcgcagggaggtgattggcaggaggcggtctctcaagtatccagatccactaccatgcagggctttatgagtgactaatagcaccttgaagcgcacccggagatcgacaggtagccagcgcagctcgcggaggataggtgttatgtgggtgaaccgcggtgcacccacaatcactcacgcggccgcgttctgtaccagctgaagtcgccggatgctctttgtctgtaccccccccttcccagatttgatttgtcagccgccctgagtccccttcgggggaaaagggcagcatataaatataatgaatgaatgaatgaatgaatgaatgaatgaatgaatgaatgaatgaatgaaatgaaaagaccTACCAGCTCTCTCTTGGCTTCTTCAATTTTCACTCGAGCAAGAGAAGGACtctgaaaagaagaggaagacatagcaatagtacttaggagttctgacctaggcttccccaaaagccCAAGGCAGAGTCCTGATCCCAACCAAAGCCCTTTTATTAAAGAAatgcaaaggagggagggaaaatgaatgaagaagagaaaaaggaaggaaggggaaaaggaaggaagaagagaaaaagggagggagggagagaggaaggagagaagggagaaggaagaaaaaagaatgagagtgaggaaagaaagaaggaagaggagggagggagggaacgaaataaggaagaggagggagggaaaatgaagaagagaaaaaggaaggaaggggaaaaggaaggaagaagagaaaaagggagggaaggagagaggaaggaaggaggaaagaaggaagaaaaaagaatgagaatggagaaagaaggaagaggagggagggagggagggaaagaaataaggaagaggagggagggaaaaatgaatgacgaagagaaaaaggaaggaaggggaaaaggaaggaagaagagaaaaagggagggagaggaaggaaggaggaaagaaggaagacaaaAGAATGAGagtggggaaagaaggaagaggagggagggagggaaaaatgaatgaagagaaaaaggaaggaagaagagaaaaggaagaaaggaagggaggggaaaatgaaggcagagaaaaaggaagggaaaaatgaatgaaaaagagaaaaaggaaggaaggaaggaaggaaggaaggaaggaaggaaggaaggaaggaagggaaaaaggaaggaagagaaaaaaggagggagggagggaattacCGGTGTGAGATCCAGATAagattctattttcttctttaaagGAACTGACTGGTTCTTCATATCTGCCAGTTTCTgtggaaataattattttattttatttgagtttTTCCTGctctgtttcatttcatttatatgagAGGTAAAGTCTTCAACGTCGGACGGCAATTGAGTCCAAAGCTATTATTGCTTAGGGAACCGATTGGTGAAGTGGgctttttgccctgttttacgacttttcttgccatcttGCTTCACTGAACGTCTGCCGTTCTTAAGCTAGTCACACTGTTGTGAAGTGAACCTGCTTTCCCCACTGACTCTGCTTGTGGCAAAAGGGCATCAACACGACAGCTGTCACAAATTAGAAAACTTTTGCATTCTGTTTGgctttttttgttgttaatttttccatcaaattattttctctctctttctctctctccccctccttcactctctctctttttctctctttctcttctctgtctgtttctgtgtgtttctctccccctccctctctcttttctctacctccctccttcacttttttctttctcttctgtttctgtgtctctctctccctctcacccaccccatccctctctcttttgtctctccctccctctcttttccccctccctccctgcttccctctttttttctttctcttctgtctgtttctctgtatGTTTCCCTGCCACTCCCTCCCTCCGTGCCTTTTCTATCTCTCCCTCCttcactcttttttccctttcttttgtctgtttctgtgtgtttctctctccctcccgctctgttctctctctccctttctccttcactcttttttctctcctgtttctctctccctccttttctctctccccctccctccttcactcttttttctttctcttctgttcctctgtttctttctctcccttttcctccccctccctccttcactctttttttctttcccttctgcctctgtctctccctctttccctccccctttctccctccctccttttctctccctccctccatttttctctcccttcctccttctccctccctcctttttcactGCAGGCCTTTGGACATCAGATGCTGGAATCCTGAACATTTTTAGAGAGGCGTTTAAGAGCTTAATCACAGCAGATCCCAGCTCAACGGTTGCTGAATTATCATTTCCTCCAGCGGCCCAGGTGAAATACCAGGCAGCTGGTGCCTGGTACTGTAACATCCGTGGCATCCCACCCACCTCTGAAAGGGTCACCAGTGACTCATGGGTGAGAGAAGCATCCAGCCCActcgcagacagctggtcctgCAGGGAGAGAAGAGACAGATCAGTATGAGGCCTGGTTTGTTACTTGATGtttagagttgaagaagcttcttggatgagaagcgaaacgacttcaaagaaaaaccagaaagtccagttgtctcttgaaaaaaaaaacacctttgggacaaccacggccaggatgactgagaatctctacagacatttagCAATAGAAGTCAATGTTTATTTACATCGCTGAAAAATTATAATAAGGTAAGGCCTCTTCCCAATCGAGTTCATTCAGCAAATGCTAGCGAAAAAATATCAGTCAAATCCCTGCTGCCAACTAAAAGCTCACTAAAAGGACTTAGAGAGTCGCTCTCATCCATGTCTCTATGATCATGAATGAGTCAGAATCACTTGAATCGTCAgaatcggttcaccgacaaaagcgcgcccgacgaaaccgtggtgacaaaaccgcgagttctaaaccgcgccggcgattgagcgctgaagcgcgccgacaacagcgccccGACAGAAGCGcgcgctaaacctaaccctgaccctttccttaacttaaatcgcgcttctgtcggtgcgctgttgtcgtcACTGCGCTGTTGTCGTCACAttgatgacattgcggttttcaCGCTGTGGTTTTGTCGCCGCaattttgtcgtgcgcgcatttgtcgggtcacggtcagAATCATCTAAAGCCGTGATGATTTGAACCTATGCCACGCATGCCACAAATGGTACGCGGAagacatttgttagggcacgcgaggcgttgccctgtcagctccagctgacttcagccttcattttcagctggtttttttgccctccggaagcctccctgaagcctccggagggcaaaaaaacaacccaacgcacaaaccggaagttcaggaacgtacttctggtttgcgtgttgggccgtttttcaccctccgggggAAGAAAAATAACCCTACACGCAAACAGGAAGTCCATAcccaaacttccgggttgcccCTAGGGACGTTTTtcgcctccggaggcttcaggggggtGAAGCCTAAAGCAATACGgcggaaaaaatatttttactataagcttctacttttttctttcaaaatccaAGCAAGCTAAAGTATCATTtgttctccatttctcctctttttcGGATCCCCTTTAAAGGTggttgttgaccacctttaaagcccttcatggtagtggatctgagtacttgagagaccgccttctgccgattacctccctccgaccgataagatcgcacagactgggcctcctccgaatcccatccgccagtcaatgtcgactggcgactacacggaaaagagccttttctgttgcagctccgaccctttggaacgacctccccgtcgagatacgcaccctcaccaccgtccaggccttccgcacagccctcaagacctggctatcccaacaggcctggggataagcttctaatttgccccacccgagtgttgagtgttgaatgcaagttgtgtttttattattttactttattcacatactgtttatttttgaattgcacccccttcctaatgattgtaagccgccctgagtcccctcagggaaaagggcggcctataaatcctaataaacagAATAAACAAACAGGTGCTCCCAGATTTCAGCTGGCGGGGACTGGGGACCTGCAGTAACTTAAAccatactttttaaataaaataaaaataaattctttctttgagggccccccccccccccccaaaaatcaatTTCGTTCCTAGAGAAATCTGAGCAGTCTCCTCCGACTTACCTTAGCGGATCTAATTTCACATTTGATATCTTCTGATTTCTTCATTAGGAACTCCATCGTCTGCATTCGGcgatcagctgtttttttttcctctgtcaGAAATTTTTCGGATTTCAGCACATCCCTGCAAAATAGCAACAGAAGAGacagtatttgtagctcagggctgaattgTGGcgccctctctgagcttggtagttttcttgcagatgtttcgttacccaactaagtaacaacatcagtgctaccATAAAAATGAGTGGGGTTTGTGAGGAGGAGGACGACAacagtgggatccttggtgccctctgagcgtgttttcttgcagacatttcattacccaactaggtgatatcatcagtgctagaagggagtgaggtatgcagggagaaggaggaggagaactgtccttggtgctctctgagcttggtagttttcttacagatgtttcattccccaactagggaacatcatcagtgctagaagggagttgggttcgcaggggggaaggaggggggatgaggaggaagatgacaactgtggggtccttggtgccctctgagcttgttttcttgcagacattccccTACCCAACTAGGtgatatcatcagtgctggaagggagtgagattcacaggggggtggggaggactgtggggtccttggtgttctctgagcttggttgttttcttgcagacttttcttaacccaactaggtaacatcatcagtgctagaagggaaagaGGTTtgcagcgaggaggaggaggaggaggaggaggaggaggacaacgacgactgtgggggtccttggtgttctctgagcttggttgttttcttgaagacttttcttaacccaactaggtaacatcatcagtgctagaagggaaagaGGTTTGCAGAGAggcggaggcggaggaggaggaggaggaagactgtggggtctttggtgctctctaagcttggttgttttcgtgtagacgtttcattacccaactgggtaacatcaccAAGATTGCTAGCGCTGGCAACCAGTCCTGGCTGCTTTCAAAACCAGTATCCTCTGTCTGTTTCCTGAACTACTACCGTATTATCTCCTCTGTTTGgttctgcttctgccaacctagcagttcgaaagcatgtgaacaTGCAAGTAGAGAAATTGGAACcaataggaaggtaacagtgttctgtgcgcctttggagtttagtcatgccatccacatggcCACTGAGACGTCTTCcaacaacactggctcttcggctttgaaacggagatgagcgctgccccctagagtcaggaatgactagcagaaGGGTTAgccacctgtggctctggagccgcatgtggctctttcatcccactgttgcagctccctgttgccgattggcttcacaattgatagggttaggattagggcttttggttaggacaggtagaagtaAAAGAATGCCgtcctaggaggagactctatggtgtgggaaccAGATTttcggtcggctccagaattgaaccgggggggggggggggggctttctgttaggacctttgtggctcttttgagtgttagGGTTAAGGTTTCTGACCCCTGGATtagcacataccatatttttcggagtataagacgcacctttttccctcaaaaaagaggctgaaaatctgtgtgcgtcttatacactgaatacagcatttttttgcctcctgaaaccccactcccttcaccaaaatggccatgcaaagcctttaggaggcttccagagtgctactgggggctggggagggcagaaatgagcaaaaagtgggtcgctttttactcaattttgccccccccacaagcccccaggaacacactacaagcctcctaagggctattcatgcccttttttgaaaacaaaaacaaaaacgggTCCGCTTTcacgtttttgggaggtttgcagagtgcaaaaacttttttttttttttttttacatttgcctcttcaaaaccttggtgcatcttatactccggtgcgtcttatactccacaaaatacggtatgtgcggaaagaacctttaccttcacctttggTTCTGTAATGCCATCTGAATCAAAACCCAGAATGCACACACTTGGCATACATTTGGAAATCAAAAAGAGACAGCATGCTATTTCATTATGATAGATTCaggtcagtgtgtgtgtgtgtgtgtgtgtgtgtgtgtgtgtatttatttatatttatacaatgtgtgtgtttatatttaaaaagcgTAAGTCGAGCCAACTGACTAGCTGaaactctgcaaaaaaaaaaaaattgggagcaaagaagagagggagggaagggaggaaaaacgAAGGGCACGAGTGCTTACTCCTGAAGGCGTTTCTCCAGCACAAGCGCTGATGTGAGCTTTCTTCTCAGGGTGCTGAGTTCCAGTTCCAGTTCTTTGCTTTTGGATTGCGCTCTGGACAGGTCAGAAGTCAAGTCGTTGATGGCAGGAATAAAACTAAAGATAAAAAGCCCAGGATTTGGTGGTATTTTGTTTACATCGAGAGCTGTCATAGAATTTAGCAATTGGTCACTATGAAATTCTGAGGGAGttctaataagtaaataaacag from Thamnophis elegans isolate rThaEle1 chromosome 3, rThaEle1.pri, whole genome shotgun sequence includes:
- the HAUS1 gene encoding HAUS augmin-like complex subunit 1 isoform X1; the encoded protein is MEEKITKVTSWLKNVFGEQPIPLFEMNTRTVDILYELAECNESRDGDVNLLIEDMKQKAVEYESDGLFLQELLMEGLNLSLSSLSKASTSYLNHLVDIALALETKDTSLASFIPAINDLTSDLSRAQSKSKELELELSTLRRKLTSALVLEKRLQEDVLKSEKFLTEEKKTADRRMQTMEFLMKKSEDIKCEIRSAKDQLSASGLDASLTHESLVTLSEKLADMKNQSVPLKKKIESYLDLTPSPSLARVKIEEAKRELEALEAEFSTKLDMTALSATLPTKRPFV
- the HAUS1 gene encoding HAUS augmin-like complex subunit 1 isoform X3, giving the protein MEGLNLSLSSLSKASTSYLNHLVDIALALETKDTSLASFIPAINDLTSDLSRAQSKSKELELELSTLRRKLTSALVLEKRLQEDVLKSEKFLTEEKKTADRRMQTMEFLMKKSEDIKCEIRSAKDQLSASGLDASLTHESLVTLSEKLADMKNQSVPLKKKIESYLDLTPSPSLARVKIEEAKRELEALEAEFSTKLDMTALSATLPTKRPFV